In Juglans regia cultivar Chandler chromosome 13, Walnut 2.0, whole genome shotgun sequence, the following proteins share a genomic window:
- the LOC108994046 gene encoding uncharacterized protein LOC108994046 isoform X5 has product MEKVSGENGGEGEVVSEISKRKRQRVENSLGNEGDGVQGWFGGGNAKGLSVGEEIARLFGEVSDVNGGLGLDDGSLQLWAGGDGQEISEAACGNGSEILGDVREGTQGGYGEVIGGNDGLGLDGEAIQLWGSQDACTNGGGIPGDRGIQLDGLGETTCETDGLILGGGEEVHEAYGDVMSGNGGPNNGKAVQRWSCGSACGEDCSGVLTSQGLQLGGSIENAYDKNGLDFSSQGFQGFFSKINGENLVDERIQALFGEPSYGNSGLSFGDGIQFWCGEAACSNLDGKGLQGRFGDNACGNGGGILGGETIQSGYGKIGGGNGDRQEVAGSKGKRGRPKGSKNKKKFFYADDKEGIERLGGAAGENGVRDEVVRSESKRGRPKGSKNRKKILEIGRNEGTPGDIVGGNRNERGIVCLTALDNERLIHEKDIALAVEEAFAPSEPGHGIVRPKKKRGRPKGSKNKKRNLRMPGEIETSDASDGVFPPTDLVNERQTPVFEEERKFPVEATPGSEGRKEIPRPKDKRGRPKGSKNKKNIAGHENVEIAGKIVGVNDICDKSVWPTELGNEMQPFVGKEDRGFPSESTNDNNCGNEIFRKKFKRGRPKGSKNKQKILAGKENQGIPCTIVGSNDGICLETSLRSEGERPTVANEEDRKRPRGRPRKFNNRQRDSGGIRMGRSAENGLESSGLSDDTSNKSQRSLRCHQCGRNGRRDVACSNCKKKRYCYTCLAKWYPEKTREDVEMACPFCRGICNCRVCLKDDLNVMFCQEGQEQEDMDISEKLQKLLYLLCKTLPLLRHIQQEQSFELDAEAGICGIKIKEEDISRAVLDDDDRVYCDNCNTSIVNFHRSCSNPDCSYDLCLTCCRELRKGFQHGDEEAESSHGQFFEGLCGQNTELNGQTENGKRYGAESDMALPVTEGIAYMSCNFPDWKAEAGGRIPCPPKILGGCGNEMLTLRRIFEANWVYNLIKSAEDLLCNYQPPDNDFSLGCCLCHPMAGDRVRDSEVRQAAHRGSSNDNFLYCPNAVHLEDNEFEHFQMHWSRGEPVIVRNVLEKTSGLSWEPMVMWRAFVGAKRKLKEEVASFKAIDCLDWCEVDINIFQFFKGYLQGRNYRNGWPAMLKLKDWPPSNAFEECLPRHGAEFVAMLPFSDYTNPRSGLLNLATKLPAVLKPDLGPKTYIAYGSLEELGRGDSVTKLHCDISDAVNVLTHTTEVRILPGQQKIIKKLKKKHEAEYLRKLCGGTHKFPGKSRRKQPKRSCKGKSLAHKNSDKTDVIESGSLSVERLIIEEGTLDGKQNKSLRSNGERISNVVKKEVELIRCSSTCDVLAKDTFLPESMELVESTKDNKENERASGVKVKVDEFCSVENQPDKCTSLIELNSSIVPNCMSEDLKPDVAELPIFKGFCICQCRDIENISLNEIKTGTNLPATLEVYCARCKLITKRNILSLAEVECGSNGPSDRLYSHNEMVETDNPEYYLPSSLTVTGRMADGNDVEEVTFLGNRTDGLKSDPVQRKVDHNSFAESREVLNIPSSKEQGSGLTLHTTKEFWPPYESDAKDATVEKDSCNLKYFHPSKITAELKSVHGKDSTGATVSGNVNGNLESTKLEANLTGDYLQNNDMSKTLYGGAVWDIFRRQDVPRLIEYLQKHHKEFCHINNLPVDSVIHPIHDQTLYLSERHKKQLKEEFDVEPWTFEQHLGEAVFIPAGCPHQVRNRQSCIKVALDFVSPENVQECIQLTEEFRLLPKSHRSKEDKLEVKKMALYTVCVAVSEAKCLMSKIVSSNGDKKAQEQAF; this is encoded by the exons ATGGAGAAGGTTTCTGGTGAAAATGGCGGTGAAGGGGAAGTGGTTTCCGAGATAAGTAAGAGAAAACGGCAGAGGGTTGAAAACAGTCTGGGAAATGAAGGTGATGGAGTTCAAGGGTGGTTTGGTGGGGGGAATGCCAAAGGTCTTAGTGTCGGGGAAGAAATTGCGCGGCTGTTCGGTGAGGTCAGTGATGTAAATGGCGGTCTGGGTCTTGATGATGGAAGTTTGCAGCTTTGGGCTGGTGGAGATGGTCAAGAAATTAGCGAAGCTGCGTGTGGAAATGGCAGTGAAATTCTTGGCGATGTACGCGAAGGAACTCAAGGTGGGTATGGTGAAGTCATCGGTGGAAATGATGGTCTAGGTCTTGATGGTGAAGCAATTCAGCTTTGGGGCAGTCAAGATGCTTGTACAAATGGCGGTGGGATTCCTGGTGACCGAGGAATTCAGTTGGACGGGCTTGGTGAAACTACATGTGAAACTGATGGCCTTATTCTTGGTGGTGGCGAAGAAGTTCACGAGGCGTATGGAGACGTTATGAGCGGAAACGGTGGCCCTAATAACGGTAAAGCTGTTCAGCGTTGGAGCTGTGGAAGTGCATGTGGAGAAGACTGTAGCGGGGTTCTTACTAGTCAAGGACTTCAGTTGGGTGGTTCTATCGAGAATGCATATGACAAAAATGGTCTGGATTTTAGTAGTCAAGGATTTCAAGGCTTCTTTAGTAAAATCAACGGGGAAAATCTTGTTGATGAAAGAATTCAAGCCCTTTTCGGTGAACCGAGCTATGGAAACAGTGGCTTGAGTTTTGGTGATGGCATCCAGTTTTGGTGCGGGGAAGCGGCCTGCTCAAATCTTGATGGTAAAGGACTCCAGGGTCGATTTGGTGATAATGCATGTGGGAATGGAGGTGGGATCCTTGGAGGTGAAACAATTCAAAGTGGGTATGGTAAAATTGGAGGTGGAAATGGTGACAGACAAGAGGTGGCTGGGTCGAAAGGAAAGCGTGGTCGGCCAAAGGGAtcaaagaacaagaagaaatttttttatgctGACGATAAAGAGGGCATTGAAAGGTTGGGTGGAGCTGCCGGTGAAAATGGAGTTAGAGATGAGGTTGTTAGGTCGGAGAGCAAGCGGGGTAGGCCAAAGGGTTCAAAGAATAGAAAGAAAATTCTTGAAATAGGCAGAAATGAGGGAACGCCAGGTGACATTGTTGGTGGAAATCGCAATGAGCGGGGGATTGTCTGTCTGACAGCTCTGGACAACGAGAGGCTAATTCATGAAAAAGATATAGCTCTGGCTGTTGAAGAAGCCTTTGCTCCTAGTGAACCTGGACATGGGATCGTCAGGCCAAAGAAAAAGCGTGGTCGACCAAAGGgttcaaaaaataagaaaagaaatctGAGAATGCCTGGTGAAATAGAAACAAGTGATGCCAGTGATGGAGTTTTTCCGCCTACTGATTTAGTGAATGAGAGGCAGACTCCTGTATTCGAGGAAGAGAGGAAGTTTCCTGTTGAAGCCACTCCTGGTAGTGAAGGCCGGAAGGAGATTCCCAGGCCAAAGGATAAGCGTGGTCGACCAAAGGGCTCGAAGAATAAGAAAAACATAGCAGGTCACGAAAATGTAGAAATAGCTGGAAAAATTGTGGGTGTTAATGATATTTGTGATAAATCAGTTTGGCCAACAGAATTGGGGAATGAGATGCAACCTTTTGTGGGTAAGGAAGATAGGGGATTTCCTTCGGAATCCACTAATGATAATAATTGTGGAAATGAGATTTTCAGGAAAAAGTTTAAGCGTGGGCGACCTAAGGGCTCGAAGAATAAGCAGAAAATTCTTGCGGGTAAGGAAAATCAGGGAATACCGTGCACAATCGTGGGCAGTAATGATGGTATCTGTCTTGAAACTTCATTGAGGTCTGAGGGTGAGAGGCCTACTGTTGCAAATGAAGAAGATCGGAAAAGGCCTAGAGGGAGGCCCAGGAAGTTCAACAACCGACAGAGAGACTCTGGGGGCATTAGGATGGGAAGATCAGCTGAGAATGGATTGGAAAGTTCGGGATTATCA GATGATACTAGCAATAAAAGTCAAAGGAGCTTAAGGTGCCACCAGTGTGGGAGAAATGGTAGAAGAGACGTTGCTTGTTCCAATTGCAAAAAGAAACGCTATTGCTACACGTGCCTTGCAAAGTG GTACCCGGAGAAAACGAGAGAGGATGTAGAAATGGCATGCCCATTTTGTCGTGGTATTTGCAATTGCAGAGTATGCCTCAAGGACGATTTAAATGTGATG TTTTGTCAGGAGGGACAAGAACAAGAAGATATGGATATCAGTGAGAAATTGCAAAAGTTGCTTTACTTGCTATGTAAAACTCTGCCTCTCCTTAGGCATATTCAACAGGAACAAAGCTTTGAATTAGATGCCGAGGCCGGCATATGTG GTATCAAAATTAAGGAAGAGGACATTTCAAGAGCTGTACTTGACGATGATGATAGAGTCTATTG TGACAATTGCAATACATCCATTGTCAACTTCCACAGAAGCTGCTCCAATCCTGATTGTTCGTATGATCTCTGTCTCACATGTTGCCGAGAACTAAGAAAAGGATTTCAGCATGGAGATGAAGAAGCAGAATCTTCCCACGGACAGTTTTTTGAAGGACTATGTGGTCAAAACACAGAATTGAATGGTCAGACTGAAAATGGGAAGAGATATGGTGCGGAAAGCGATATGGCCCTTCCTGTGACAGAGGGGATAGCATACATGTCATGTAACTTTCCTGATTGGAAAGCAGAGGCTGGTGGTAGGATTCCTTGCCCTCCAAAGATACTAGGAGGTTGTGGTAATGAGATGCTCACACTGAGACGTATATTTGAAGCTAATTGGGTCTACAATTTGATCAAGAGTGCAGAAGACCTCCTTTGCAATTATCAGCCACCAGATAATGACTTTTCTCTAGGATGTTGTTTGTGCCATCCCATGGCAGGCGATAGGGTAAGAGATTCTGAAGTAAGGCAAGCAGCACATAGGGGGAGCAGTAATGATAACTTTCTCTATTGCCCAAATGCTGTTCACTTGGAGGACAATGAATTTGAACATTTTCAAATGCATTGGTCACGAGGTGAACCTGTCATAGTTAGAAATGTACTTGAAAAGACTTCTGGTCTTAGTTGGGAACCAATGGTCATGTGGAGGGCTTTTGTTGGGGCAAAAAGGAAATTGAAAGAGGAGGTAGCCAGCTTTAAAGCTATTGATTGCTTAGATTGGTGTGAG GTTGACATTAATATCTTCCAGTTCTTCAAGGGCTACCTACAGGGTCGTAATTATAGGAATGGGTGGCCAGCAATGTTGAAGCTGAAGGATTGGCCTCCATCAAATGCTTTTGAGGAGTGTCTGCCAAGGCATGGTGCCGAATTTGTTGCCATGCTTCCCTTCAGTGACTATACCAATCCTAGATCTGGGCTTCTGAATCTAGCTACAAAGCTTCCTGCTGTTTTGAAGCCAGACCTGGGACCCAAAACATACATTGCTTATGGATCTTTGGAAGAACTTGGTAGAGGTGATTCAGTAACAAAGCTACACTGTGACATTTCTGATGCG GTTAATGTTCTGACACACACAACCGAAGTAAGGATTCTTCCAGgacaacaaaaaatcataaagaagttaaagaaaaaacatgaaGCTGAATATTTGCGTAAGCTTTGTGGTGGGACCCATAAGTTTCCAGGCAAATCTAGAAGAAAGCAACCAAAAAGATCTTGCAAAGGTAAAAGCTTGGCTCAtaaaaattctgataaaacCGACGTTATTGAGAGTGGCTCTTTGTCAGTGGAAAGGCTGATTATAGAGGAAGGAACACTGgatggaaaacaaaataaatccttGAGAAGTAATGGGGAGAGGATAAGTAATGTGGTTAAGAAAGAGGTTGAATTGATAAGATGCTCATCAACATGCGATGTCCTTGCTAAAGATACCTTTTTACCTGAAAGCATGGAACTCGTAGAAAGCACAAAAGACaataaggaaaatgaaagaGCTTCTGGTGTGAAGGTAAAAGTTGACGAGTTTTGCTCTGTTGAAAATCAGCCTGACAAATGCACAAGCTTGATTGAATTGAATTCCTCCATTGTGCCTAATTGCATGAGTGAGGACTTAAAACCAGATGTGGCTGAACTACCTATATTTAAAGGATTTTGCATTTGCCAATGCAGGGATATAGAGAACATTTCACTTAATGAGATAAAAACTGGTACAAACCTTCCTGCTACTCTTGAAGTATATTGTGCGAGATGCAAACTCATCACTAAGAGGAATATCTTATCATTAGCTGAAGTGGAGTGTGGTAGCAATGGTCCTTCTGATCGACTATATTCCCATAATGAAATGGTTGAAACTGACAATCCAGAATATTACCTGCCTTCTAGTTTGACAGTGACTGGTAGGATGGCTGACGGAAATGATGTAGAGGAAGTGACATTTTTGGGAAACCGCACAGATGGCCTGAAGTCAGATCCAGTTCAGAGAAAAGTAGATCACAACTCTTTTGCAGAAAGTAGGGAAGTTCTGAATATCCCTTCTTCTAAAGAACAGGGTTCAGGCCTCACTCTTCATACTACTAAAGAATTTTGGCCTCCTTATGAATCTGATGCTAAAGATGCAACGGTTGAAAAGGATTCATGTAATCTAAAATACTTtcatccttccaaaataacaGCAGAATTAAAGTCTGTCCATGGAAAAGATTCTACAGGTGCAACAGTTTCAGGCAATGTTAATGGCAACTTGGAGTCAACCAAATTGGAAGCAAACTTGACCGGAGATTACCTTCAAAACAATGATATGTCGAAGACTCTATATGGAGGTGCTGTGTGGGATATTTTTCGTAGGCAGGATGTACCGAGATTAATTGAGTACTTACAGAAGCATCACAAAGAATTTTGCCACATCAATAATCTTCCTGTGGATTCT GTTATTCATCCTATTCATGACCAAACTCTTTATCTAAGTGAGAGGCATAAAAAGCAGCTGAAGGAAGAGTTTG ATGTTGAACCATGGACATTTGAGCAACACCTTGGTGAGGCTGTGTTCATTCCTGCTGGATGTCCACATCAAGTGAGAAATAGACAG